A genomic window from Flavobacterium hankyongi includes:
- the prmA gene encoding 50S ribosomal protein L11 methyltransferase, translating to MQNLYIGYHFQVEPKDLGSEILIAELGELPFDSFIETENGFSAYIPKENWNENILEDIYILNNPEFKISFTIEEIEQKNWNAEWEKNFDPIDVDGLCHVRAPFHPKTDAQYDIVIEPKMSFGTGHHETTHMMIQHLLEMDVEGLKTLDMGCGTAILAILAEMKGAQPIDAIDIDNWCYLNSIENAERNNCQHISVYEGDASLLAGKKYDLIIANINRNILLNDMQTYVDSLNPKGIILFSGFYEQDIPHIDASCTEKGLTFVKKINRNNWVSLKYVNS from the coding sequence ATGCAAAATTTATATATAGGTTATCATTTTCAAGTAGAACCAAAAGATTTAGGTTCAGAAATTTTAATTGCCGAATTAGGAGAACTTCCTTTTGATAGTTTTATTGAAACAGAAAATGGTTTCTCAGCATATATACCAAAAGAAAACTGGAACGAAAATATCTTAGAAGATATTTATATTTTGAATAACCCTGAGTTCAAAATTAGTTTTACTATTGAGGAAATTGAACAAAAAAACTGGAATGCCGAATGGGAAAAAAACTTTGATCCAATTGATGTAGATGGTCTTTGTCATGTTCGTGCACCCTTCCACCCAAAAACAGATGCTCAATACGATATTGTAATTGAACCAAAAATGAGTTTTGGAACTGGTCATCATGAAACAACTCATATGATGATTCAACACCTATTAGAAATGGATGTTGAAGGTTTAAAAACTCTTGATATGGGATGTGGCACAGCAATTTTAGCGATTTTAGCAGAAATGAAAGGTGCTCAACCAATAGATGCTATTGATATTGATAATTGGTGCTACTTAAATTCAATAGAAAATGCTGAAAGAAACAATTGCCAACACATTTCAGTATACGAAGGAGATGCATCACTTTTAGCAGGTAAAAAATATGATTTAATTATTGCTAACATCAACCGAAACATACTATTAAACGATATGCAAACGTATGTAGATAGCTTAAATCCTAAAGGTATTATTTTGTTTAGTGGATTTTACGAACAAGACATACCTCACATTGATGCTTCTTGTACAGAAAAAGGTTTAACTTTTGTTAAAAAAATAAACCGAAACAACTGGGTATCATTAAAATATGTAAATTCGTAA
- a CDS encoding NAD(P)H-dependent oxidoreductase has protein sequence MKHLIIYSHLNPASFTKAIVDEVEKKAIARGEEVKIIDLYGEKFNPVLDMPDIEYMFMGKEIPNDTAHYQKLIQWADHLTIVYPMWWAQMPAMLKGFIDRVFTHGFAYKITENGSVGLLSEKTAHVYINTNTPTAIYEETLMNQAQIRVIEQGVFEFCGIKTETTFFGQVSSGTDALRKSYLETIK, from the coding sequence ATGAAACATCTTATCATTTATTCGCACTTAAATCCTGCAAGTTTTACAAAAGCTATTGTTGATGAAGTTGAAAAAAAAGCAATTGCTAGAGGAGAAGAAGTAAAAATTATCGACCTTTATGGAGAGAAGTTCAATCCGGTTTTAGATATGCCCGATATTGAGTATATGTTTATGGGTAAAGAAATACCAAACGATACAGCGCATTATCAAAAATTGATACAATGGGCAGATCATTTGACAATTGTTTACCCTATGTGGTGGGCGCAAATGCCAGCGATGTTAAAAGGATTTATCGATAGGGTTTTTACGCACGGATTTGCTTATAAGATTACCGAAAATGGTTCAGTAGGTTTATTGAGTGAGAAAACAGCGCATGTTTACATCAATACCAATACACCAACAGCTATTTATGAAGAAACATTAATGAATCAGGCCCAAATAAGAGTAATTGAACAAGGTGTTTTTGAATTTTGTGGGATTAAAACCGAAACTACTTTTTTTGGTCAAGTTTCAAGCGGAACAGATGCATTACGAAAAAGTTATTTAGAAACGATAAAGTAA
- a CDS encoding SRPBCC domain-containing protein, with product MQKLQFKKEIKASAQKVYETMLGLKNKATYEYWTATFNPTSTYEGSWDKGSKIHFVGVDESGKKGGMASEIVAHQPAGFVSIRHYGFLDGDLEITTGEQVEKWAGGHENYSFQENNGITTVTVDMDTIDEYLEYFNDIYPKALDKLKEISKK from the coding sequence ATGCAAAAATTACAGTTTAAAAAAGAAATAAAAGCATCAGCTCAAAAAGTATATGAAACGATGCTTGGCTTAAAAAACAAAGCTACTTACGAATATTGGACAGCAACTTTTAATCCTACTTCTACTTATGAAGGTAGTTGGGACAAAGGAAGTAAAATTCATTTTGTAGGGGTAGATGAAAGCGGTAAAAAAGGCGGAATGGCTTCAGAAATTGTAGCGCATCAACCTGCCGGGTTTGTTTCTATACGTCATTATGGATTTCTGGACGGTGATCTTGAAATTACCACAGGTGAACAAGTAGAAAAATGGGCAGGTGGTCATGAAAATTACAGTTTTCAAGAAAACAATGGTATTACAACGGTAACGGTAGATATGGATACTATCGATGAATACTTGGAATATTTCAATGACATTTATCCAAAAGCATTAGACAAATTAAAAGAGATTTCTAAAAAATAA
- a CDS encoding DUF6428 family protein, whose protein sequence is MKLSDVKSILPTLDNVVFQLENGTYVPEHFHVTEIGVVTKHFIDCGGTIRNEKVTNFQLWNANDYEHRLKPSKLMNIIKLSEEKLGIEDLEIEVEYQGETIGKYELEFNGNHFLLKNKTTACLASDACGIPSQKEENTACCSPNSKCC, encoded by the coding sequence ATGAAACTATCAGATGTAAAAAGTATTTTACCAACACTAGACAATGTTGTTTTTCAATTAGAAAACGGAACCTATGTTCCTGAACATTTCCACGTAACAGAAATTGGTGTTGTGACCAAACATTTCATTGATTGTGGAGGAACAATTCGAAACGAAAAAGTTACAAACTTCCAGTTGTGGAATGCTAACGACTATGAACATAGACTTAAACCTTCAAAACTTATGAATATCATAAAACTGTCTGAAGAAAAGCTTGGCATTGAAGATTTGGAAATTGAAGTGGAATATCAAGGTGAAACCATTGGTAAATACGAATTAGAATTTAATGGAAACCATTTTTTATTAAAAAACAAAACAACAGCATGTTTAGCCTCAGATGCTTGTGGTATCCCATCTCAAAAAGAAGAAAACACAGCTTGCTGTTCCCCTAACTCTAAATGCTGCTAA
- a CDS encoding arsenate reductase ArsC, whose amino-acid sequence MEVKKILVLCTGNSCRSQIAEGYLRHYTNNRAIVYSAGVETHGVNPKAIAIMKEDNIDISNHTSNNVNEYYNVDFDYVITVCDNANERCPFFPSQAKKFHQNFPDPAKATGSEKEVEEKFREVRDLIKKYCQEFAITNIK is encoded by the coding sequence ATGGAAGTAAAAAAAATATTAGTTCTTTGTACCGGAAACAGTTGCAGAAGCCAAATCGCTGAAGGTTATTTACGCCACTACACAAACAATCGAGCAATTGTGTATAGTGCCGGTGTAGAAACTCATGGTGTAAATCCAAAGGCAATTGCAATAATGAAAGAAGACAATATTGACATTTCAAATCATACCTCAAACAATGTTAATGAATATTACAATGTTGATTTTGATTATGTGATAACCGTTTGCGATAATGCTAACGAAAGATGTCCTTTCTTTCCGTCACAAGCAAAAAAGTTTCATCAAAATTTTCCAGACCCTGCAAAAGCAACAGGATCAGAAAAAGAAGTTGAGGAAAAATTTAGAGAAGTACGAGATCTTATTAAAAAATATTGTCAGGAGTTTGCAATAACAAACATAAAATAG
- a CDS encoding ArsR/SmtB family transcription factor, with product MGITKTDIFNEQQNKLATILKALAHPARIAILQHIIKQNACICNDLVNELGLAQATISQHLRELKNIGIIKGNIEGTSVCYCIDEEIWLQIKSELTLFFTEDVKTKKSC from the coding sequence ATGGGAATTACTAAAACTGATATATTCAACGAACAGCAAAACAAGTTGGCAACCATACTAAAAGCACTGGCACATCCGGCACGTATTGCTATACTTCAACATATCATCAAGCAAAATGCTTGTATTTGTAATGATTTAGTAAATGAACTTGGTTTAGCCCAAGCCACAATCTCTCAGCATTTGAGAGAATTAAAAAACATAGGCATCATCAAAGGAAATATAGAAGGAACCAGTGTTTGTTATTGTATAGATGAAGAAATTTGGCTACAAATTAAATCTGAACTCACACTCTTCTTTACAGAAGATGTAAAAACAAAAAAAAGCTGCTAG
- a CDS encoding GNAT family N-acetyltransferase — MSVTIRKATITDMISVLEIVNYEISNTTAIWDYDLRTLEEQEAIYIEKLEKEFPFLVAEIDGKIVGFGTYGTFRFKIGYRFTVEHSVYINKDFHGNGIGTLLLKELIEIARNQNLHTMIGVIDSENHGSITFHKKLGFQEVGHIKETGFKFDRWLDSVFVQILL; from the coding sequence ATGTCGGTCACAATAAGAAAAGCTACAATTACAGATATGATTTCGGTTTTAGAGATTGTAAACTACGAAATCTCAAACACAACTGCTATTTGGGATTATGACCTTAGGACATTAGAAGAACAAGAAGCAATTTACATTGAAAAACTTGAAAAAGAGTTTCCTTTTTTAGTTGCAGAAATAGATGGTAAAATTGTTGGTTTTGGAACTTATGGAACTTTCCGATTTAAAATTGGGTATCGATTTACTGTAGAACATTCTGTTTACATTAACAAAGATTTTCATGGCAATGGAATTGGCACCCTACTGCTCAAAGAATTAATTGAGATCGCTAGGAATCAAAACTTACACACGATGATTGGTGTTATCGATTCTGAAAATCATGGTAGTATTACATTTCATAAAAAACTTGGTTTTCAAGAAGTGGGACACATTAAAGAAACAGGGTTTAAATTTGATCGATGGTTGGATTCTGTTTTTGTGCAAATTTTATTATAA
- a CDS encoding NADP-dependent oxidoreductase, with translation MKAFIVKKYGKKETLHLTNVNEPTLNENEVLVQIDAAGVNLLDSLIRNGEFKLFLPYKTPFVNGHDMAGVITKVGAKVAKFKVGDEVYSRVGDFRIGTFAEQIAVNESDLALKPKTISMEEAASIPLVGLTSWQALVEIANLKKGQKVFIQAGSGGVGTFAIQLAKHLGAFVTTTTSSANTALVKSLGADLVIDYKTQDFATILKDYDVVLHSNREAEILEKSLKILKPGGTLVSLTGPPTAEFAKKIGLAWPFQMLMGLLSMSVRRKAKKLNVNFKFLFMRAEGKQLTEITKLIEAGKIHPIVDKVFLFEQTNEALSYVESSRAKGKVVIKVK, from the coding sequence ATGAAAGCATTCATCGTAAAAAAATACGGCAAAAAAGAAACATTACATTTAACCAATGTGAATGAGCCAACCCTAAACGAAAATGAAGTTTTGGTTCAAATTGATGCTGCAGGTGTGAATTTATTAGATTCACTAATTAGAAATGGAGAATTCAAACTGTTTTTACCTTACAAAACGCCTTTTGTAAACGGACATGACATGGCGGGTGTGATTACAAAAGTAGGAGCGAAAGTTGCTAAGTTTAAAGTAGGAGATGAGGTTTATTCTAGAGTTGGCGATTTCAGAATTGGTACTTTTGCAGAACAAATCGCAGTTAATGAATCTGATTTAGCTCTGAAACCCAAAACTATTTCAATGGAAGAAGCAGCTTCTATTCCTTTAGTTGGATTAACATCTTGGCAAGCACTTGTCGAAATTGCTAACTTGAAGAAAGGTCAAAAAGTTTTTATTCAAGCAGGTTCTGGGGGTGTGGGAACTTTTGCTATTCAGTTAGCAAAACATCTTGGAGCTTTTGTGACAACTACAACGAGTTCGGCAAATACGGCTTTAGTTAAAAGTCTTGGTGCTGATTTAGTGATTGATTACAAAACGCAAGATTTTGCTACTATTTTAAAAGATTATGATGTGGTATTGCATAGCAATAGAGAAGCTGAAATTCTTGAAAAATCTTTAAAAATTCTAAAACCGGGCGGCACACTTGTTTCATTAACAGGACCCCCAACAGCCGAATTTGCTAAGAAAATTGGTTTGGCTTGGCCTTTTCAAATGCTGATGGGTTTATTGAGTATGTCGGTAAGACGAAAAGCAAAAAAGCTGAATGTCAATTTTAAGTTCTTATTTATGAGAGCAGAAGGCAAACAGTTAACCGAAATTACCAAGTTGATTGAAGCTGGAAAAATTCATCCAATAGTTGATAAAGTATTTCTGTTTGAACAAACCAATGAAGCACTGTCTTATGTTGAGTCAAGTCGTGCTAAGGGAAAAGTTGTTATAAAAGTAAAATAA
- a CDS encoding winged helix-turn-helix transcriptional regulator: MEKNKKRSDCPISCTLDILGDKWSLLIIRDMMFRQKSTYGEFLKSEEKIATNILASRLQNLEENELIEKLEHPESKAKVLYKLTPKAIDLLPIIVEIHLWADKYFTIPADIKAMINDAKKGKEAFIKATTQQLKKQIAG, from the coding sequence ATGGAAAAAAATAAAAAAAGATCGGACTGTCCAATTAGTTGTACTCTTGATATTTTAGGCGATAAATGGTCGTTATTGATCATTAGAGATATGATGTTTCGTCAAAAATCGACTTATGGGGAATTTTTAAAATCGGAAGAAAAAATTGCTACCAATATTTTGGCTTCAAGACTACAAAATTTGGAAGAAAATGAGCTTATCGAGAAACTAGAACACCCAGAAAGTAAAGCCAAGGTTTTATATAAGCTTACACCAAAAGCAATTGATTTATTACCCATTATTGTAGAAATCCATTTATGGGCAGATAAATACTTTACCATTCCAGCCGACATAAAAGCCATGATAAATGATGCTAAAAAAGGAAAAGAGGCCTTTATAAAAGCTACAACGCAGCAATTAAAAAAGCAAATAGCGGGTTAA
- a CDS encoding sterol desaturase family protein: MEVYGKILIIAMPCFLALIIIEKLYGYFKGVDHAPLMDSVSSISSGVTNATKDVLGLSITILTYEWMVSKMALFTIQESALAYIVAFIAIDFQGYWTHRWAHQINIFWNKHAIHHSSEEFNLSCALRQSVSQFFNLFTFLLLPAALLGVPAKVIAITLPIQFFIQFWYHTRYINKMGFLEKIIVTPSHHRVHHAINPEYMDKNHSQVFIIWDKMFGTFQEELPEVPAVFGITRPAETWNPFKINFQHMWVLIRDAWRAEKFSDKLKIWFMPTGWRPEGFDKKYPLHKIDNVYNFQKFGTNNSKTLIAWSVAQLLLTLLLITYFFDNIAKIGIPGIFIYGFFIFATVYSYTELMDKNKYAFVYEGIRYAFAIAIVFLIGSWFKIDDVIPYGTIIVMSYLTLCLLISIYFVTVEFKETQNQPALS, encoded by the coding sequence ATGGAAGTCTACGGAAAAATACTCATTATTGCGATGCCATGTTTTTTGGCACTCATTATTATTGAAAAATTGTACGGCTATTTCAAAGGGGTTGATCATGCTCCGCTAATGGACAGTGTTTCAAGTATTAGTTCCGGAGTTACCAATGCAACAAAGGATGTTTTGGGTTTAAGTATCACCATTCTGACTTATGAGTGGATGGTTTCTAAAATGGCATTATTCACTATTCAAGAATCAGCCCTAGCCTATATTGTTGCCTTTATTGCTATAGATTTTCAAGGGTATTGGACACATCGATGGGCTCATCAAATTAATATTTTTTGGAACAAACATGCTATTCATCATAGTAGTGAAGAGTTTAACTTATCGTGTGCTTTACGTCAATCGGTTTCACAATTTTTTAATTTATTTACTTTTCTATTATTACCTGCTGCTTTGTTAGGTGTTCCTGCTAAGGTAATCGCCATTACACTTCCTATCCAGTTTTTTATACAATTTTGGTATCATACCAGATACATTAACAAAATGGGCTTTTTGGAAAAAATTATCGTTACTCCTTCACACCATAGAGTTCATCATGCCATTAACCCTGAATACATGGATAAAAATCATTCGCAGGTTTTTATTATTTGGGATAAAATGTTTGGCACTTTCCAAGAAGAATTACCAGAAGTTCCTGCAGTATTTGGAATTACTCGTCCAGCCGAAACCTGGAATCCATTCAAAATTAATTTCCAACATATGTGGGTTTTAATAAGAGATGCGTGGCGTGCAGAAAAATTTTCGGACAAACTAAAAATTTGGTTTATGCCAACAGGTTGGCGCCCTGAAGGATTTGACAAAAAATATCCCCTTCATAAAATTGATAATGTCTACAATTTTCAAAAATTTGGAACCAATAATAGCAAAACATTGATTGCTTGGTCGGTAGCGCAATTACTACTTACATTACTACTTATCACTTATTTCTTTGATAATATTGCTAAAATTGGTATACCAGGAATTTTTATTTACGGATTTTTTATTTTCGCTACAGTTTATAGCTATACTGAATTGATGGATAAAAACAAATATGCCTTTGTCTATGAAGGTATACGTTATGCTTTTGCAATTGCCATTGTGTTCCTAATAGGAAGCTGGTTCAAAATTGATGATGTAATTCCGTATGGAACAATTATCGTTATGAGTTACTTGACTTTATGTCTTTTAATAAGTATTTATTTTGTGACTGTAGAATTTAAAGAAACGCAAAACCAACCTGCCTTAAGTTAA
- a CDS encoding GNAT family N-acetyltransferase codes for MTNLNSPTFSILTTEKLTLRQLSIDDQQAIFDLRSDPDINKYLGRQLCETKEEAINFINKVNENIEKNISFYWAITLTDTKTFVGTICLFDFSNERSSCEIGYELITKFQGQGIMKEALQVVIDYVFQSLKFKKIVAFTHHENLNSTKLLTKFNFVASSELDDENPNLIMFTLTQ; via the coding sequence ATGACCAATTTGAATTCTCCAACTTTTTCAATTTTGACAACTGAAAAATTAACTTTGAGACAATTATCTATTGACGATCAGCAAGCAATTTTTGATTTGCGTTCTGACCCAGATATTAATAAATACCTTGGCAGACAACTTTGTGAAACAAAAGAAGAAGCTATAAACTTTATCAATAAGGTTAACGAAAATATTGAAAAAAACATTTCATTCTATTGGGCAATTACTTTAACAGATACCAAAACATTTGTTGGTACGATTTGTCTATTTGATTTTTCAAACGAAAGAAGCAGTTGTGAAATAGGGTACGAACTTATAACAAAGTTCCAAGGACAAGGTATAATGAAAGAAGCTCTGCAAGTGGTTATTGATTATGTTTTTCAATCATTAAAATTTAAAAAAATAGTTGCGTTTACTCATCACGAAAATCTGAACTCAACAAAACTATTAACAAAATTTAATTTTGTAGCATCTTCAGAATTAGATGACGAAAATCCAAACCTAATCATGTTCACTTTAACACAATAA
- a CDS encoding ATP-dependent Clp protease adaptor ClpS: MATIEKIQEQLEVLELVATNHEIILYNDDVNTFDHVIDTLVRVCKHDDLQAEQCALLVHYTGKCGVKTGSFDELKPQCSALLDAGLSAEII; the protein is encoded by the coding sequence ATGGCGACGATTGAAAAAATACAAGAACAATTAGAGGTACTGGAACTAGTTGCTACCAACCATGAAATTATTTTGTATAACGACGATGTTAATACTTTTGATCATGTGATAGACACTTTAGTACGTGTTTGTAAACACGACGATCTTCAGGCAGAACAATGTGCTTTATTAGTTCATTATACTGGAAAATGCGGTGTAAAAACAGGTTCTTTTGACGAATTAAAACCACAATGTAGTGCATTATTAGATGCTGGTTTGAGTGCTGAAATTATTTAA
- a CDS encoding SDR family NAD(P)-dependent oxidoreductase: protein MKPTILITGASSGFGLLIANQLHKSGFNVIGTSRNPEKYAATVPFKMIALDLDSEQSITTFSERLFKETTQLDVLINNAGFYVSGIAEETPIELGRQQLETNFWGTIKVTNAILPHFRKQKSGKIITVSSIIGLVSFPNTAYYAASKHALEGYFKSLRYELNEFNIEVAMIEPAAFKTNVINNSTATVNRISDYNTLRNKIQKFSDALLDKAEDPILVAERVIKVIQTKYPKFRNVVGKGSSTLINMQHFAYGTLEKSILKQLNQ, encoded by the coding sequence ATGAAACCAACAATTTTAATAACAGGTGCCTCATCAGGCTTTGGGTTGTTAATCGCAAACCAATTACATAAATCGGGCTTCAATGTAATAGGCACCAGCAGAAATCCCGAAAAATATGCAGCAACTGTACCGTTCAAAATGATTGCATTAGATTTAGATTCAGAGCAATCCATTACTACTTTTTCAGAAAGACTTTTCAAAGAAACGACTCAATTAGACGTGCTTATCAATAATGCCGGATTTTATGTATCAGGAATTGCCGAAGAAACTCCTATTGAGTTGGGTAGACAACAATTAGAAACCAACTTCTGGGGAACCATCAAGGTTACCAATGCAATATTACCGCACTTTAGAAAACAAAAATCAGGTAAAATTATTACGGTAAGTTCTATTATTGGACTTGTATCTTTTCCAAATACGGCTTACTATGCTGCTTCCAAACACGCTTTAGAAGGCTATTTCAAATCCTTACGATATGAATTGAATGAGTTTAATATTGAAGTAGCCATGATTGAACCTGCGGCTTTTAAAACCAATGTCATCAATAATTCAACGGCTACAGTAAATAGAATTTCCGACTATAACACTTTGAGAAATAAGATTCAAAAATTTTCTGATGCCTTATTAGACAAGGCAGAAGATCCAATTCTTGTAGCCGAAAGAGTAATTAAAGTGATTCAAACGAAGTATCCAAAATTCAGAAATGTTGTGGGCAAAGGTTCTTCAACGCTAATTAACATGCAACATTTTGCTTACGGAACTTTAGAAAAAAGTATTCTGAAACAATTAAACCAATAA
- a CDS encoding cation-translocating P-type ATPase — protein MEQGITSEKAVELLKQYGYNELSSAKPKKIWKIALEVVKEPMFILLLACGSLYLILGDYSEGIVLLCWIFIIIFITFYQNQKTEKSLEVLRQLSSPRALVIRDGKEIRIAGREVVPGDIILLNEGDRVPADALLLESNHLTIDESLLTGESIPVIKLVGNDLTNAQNQIFSGTLVVQGKGTAKVLNTGTKTQFGKIGTSLQSIEQDTTRLQHEIKQLVRNLFIVGAVISVAVIAAFYFTRGNFIQSLLNGLSTAMALLPEEFPVVLTIFLALGAWRISKKNVLTRKPTAIETLGSATVLCSDKTGTITQNKMEIAALHSSNKSYYREEFQANETQIDELLKALFFASTANSIDPMEKAIVNEFKKPDSNDNELAFLKEYPLSKNLFAMTRVFKSKNENSSIAFCKGAPEAIFKLCHLSEVEIASYTQTVQEFAQKGLRVLAAASCNLQNKILPENQSDFNFSFVGLVGFEDPIRPEVPAAIKECYEAGIRVIMITGDYPATAKSIASKIGLQHYENVLTGTELTNLSSEELKRKITQTNIFARIIPEQKLQIIQALKANTEIVAMTGDGVNDAPALKAADIGIAMGLKGTDVAREASSIVLLDDNFASIVHAIRSGRKIFDNLQKAMSYIIAIHIPIIGLVLFPAFFTSLPILLMPLHIVFLELIIDPVCAIAFESEQEEQGIMSRPPRNPDDLFFGFSKIFSSLIRGLLLLFMVLAVYFLSINEGHTSGEVRAIAFSSLIIGNVFLILTSLSNTRSFMSIIREKKLSVLIISITALVLLFLTITIPFLQNIFSFQFAGYEHFRISILGASVMLLLFELTKWLKQFKSKKKQH, from the coding sequence CATAACCTTCTATCAAAATCAGAAAACCGAAAAATCACTGGAAGTGCTTAGACAATTATCCTCTCCAAGAGCATTAGTGATTCGTGATGGTAAAGAAATTCGAATTGCTGGTAGAGAAGTTGTTCCAGGTGATATTATTCTTTTAAATGAAGGCGATCGTGTCCCTGCTGACGCATTACTTTTAGAAAGTAATCATCTAACAATTGATGAATCTCTTTTGACTGGCGAGTCCATTCCTGTAATTAAATTGGTAGGTAATGATCTAACTAATGCGCAAAATCAAATTTTTAGCGGTACATTGGTAGTGCAAGGAAAAGGAACCGCAAAGGTTTTGAATACCGGTACCAAAACCCAATTTGGAAAAATTGGAACTTCACTTCAATCCATCGAACAAGATACAACTCGATTGCAACACGAAATAAAACAATTAGTTCGAAACTTATTTATCGTTGGTGCAGTTATAAGTGTTGCAGTAATTGCGGCTTTTTATTTTACGAGAGGCAATTTTATTCAGTCGCTTCTTAACGGACTTTCCACTGCAATGGCTCTTTTACCGGAAGAATTCCCTGTTGTTCTCACTATTTTTCTTGCATTGGGAGCCTGGCGAATTTCAAAAAAGAATGTATTAACCCGAAAACCAACTGCTATTGAAACGCTTGGCTCGGCTACCGTTTTATGTAGCGATAAAACAGGAACTATTACGCAAAACAAAATGGAAATAGCCGCTTTGCATAGCAGTAATAAAAGTTATTACAGGGAAGAATTCCAAGCCAATGAAACACAAATTGATGAGTTACTAAAAGCATTGTTTTTTGCCTCTACAGCAAATTCTATAGATCCAATGGAAAAGGCAATTGTCAATGAATTTAAAAAGCCTGATTCGAATGATAATGAATTGGCATTTTTAAAGGAATATCCGTTGAGTAAAAATTTGTTTGCTATGACAAGGGTTTTCAAATCAAAAAATGAAAACTCGAGTATTGCATTTTGCAAAGGTGCACCTGAAGCAATTTTCAAATTATGTCATTTATCTGAAGTGGAAATTGCTTCGTACACTCAAACAGTTCAAGAATTTGCACAAAAAGGTTTGAGAGTGCTTGCTGCTGCGAGCTGTAATTTACAAAACAAAATTTTACCCGAAAATCAAAGTGACTTTAATTTTTCCTTTGTTGGTTTAGTTGGATTTGAAGACCCAATAAGACCAGAAGTTCCTGCAGCAATAAAAGAATGCTATGAGGCAGGAATAAGAGTTATCATGATTACTGGTGATTATCCTGCAACCGCCAAAAGCATTGCTTCAAAAATTGGATTACAGCATTATGAAAATGTATTGACTGGAACAGAACTAACAAATCTAAGCAGCGAAGAATTAAAGCGAAAAATAACCCAAACTAATATTTTTGCCAGAATTATTCCCGAACAGAAACTTCAAATCATTCAGGCATTAAAAGCAAACACTGAAATTGTTGCCATGACTGGAGATGGTGTAAATGATGCTCCTGCCTTAAAAGCAGCCGACATTGGTATAGCTATGGGATTAAAAGGAACGGATGTTGCCCGTGAAGCATCTTCGATTGTATTGCTTGATGACAATTTTGCTTCTATAGTTCATGCCATTCGTTCAGGCAGAAAAATATTTGACAACCTGCAAAAAGCAATGTCTTATATAATAGCAATTCATATTCCGATTATTGGTCTTGTGTTATTTCCTGCATTTTTTACCTCTCTTCCAATTCTTTTAATGCCTTTACATATCGTGTTTTTAGAATTAATCATTGACCCTGTTTGTGCTATTGCCTTTGAATCAGAACAGGAAGAACAAGGCATCATGAGTCGTCCTCCACGCAATCCTGATGATTTATTTTTTGGATTCAGTAAAATATTTTCCAGTTTAATTAGAGGTTTACTTTTACTATTTATGGTACTTGCAGTCTATTTTCTTTCCATAAATGAAGGACACACATCTGGAGAAGTAAGAGCTATAGCCTTTTCATCGCTAATCATTGGGAATGTATTTTTAATACTTACCTCTCTTTCAAACACAAGAAGTTTTATGTCAATTATAAGAGAAAAAAAACTTTCAGTCTTAATTATTTCAATCACGGCATTGGTTCTTCTCTTCCTGACCATTACAATTCCTTTTTTACAAAATATTTTCAGTTTTCAATTTGCAGGCTATGAACACTTTAGAATTTCAATATTAGGAGCATCAGTAATGTTACTACTATTTGAACTAACAAAATGGTTGAAACAATTTAAATCTAAAAAAAAACAGCATTGA